In Acidovorax sp. GBBC 1281, a single window of DNA contains:
- a CDS encoding metallophosphoesterase family protein yields MSVLMHLSDLHFGAHDPRVCAAVARLVKTLDVSLLVVSGDLTQRATAEQFAQAHAFIAGLGVPRLLVMPGNHDVPLFAWWERLGRAYRRYERWWGCDLEPVCDVDGFLAVGVNTTRPWRHERGSLSHAQIDAVAQRLAAAPRDRWRIVVTHHPLVVHPTSDTEHRPHRAGEALARWREAGAQLLLSGHAHEPGLAEVLPGLWAARAGTAVSVRLRAHAPNSLVTLEHPVPERSGTEALPAHHRLTRWDYDARLQAFLPLPPRDLGSAAT; encoded by the coding sequence ATGAGCGTTCTCATGCACCTGTCGGACCTGCACTTCGGTGCGCACGATCCGCGCGTGTGCGCGGCGGTGGCCCGGCTGGTCAAGACGCTGGACGTGTCGCTGCTGGTGGTGTCGGGTGACCTCACGCAGCGCGCCACGGCCGAGCAGTTCGCGCAGGCACACGCGTTCATCGCCGGGCTGGGGGTGCCGCGCCTGCTGGTCATGCCCGGCAACCACGACGTGCCGCTGTTCGCCTGGTGGGAGCGGCTGGGCCGGGCCTACCGCCGCTACGAGCGCTGGTGGGGGTGCGACCTGGAGCCCGTGTGCGACGTGGACGGCTTCCTGGCCGTGGGGGTCAACACCACGCGCCCCTGGCGGCACGAGCGCGGCAGCCTGTCGCATGCCCAGATCGACGCGGTGGCGCAGCGCCTGGCCGCGGCCCCGCGCGACCGGTGGCGCATCGTGGTCACGCACCACCCGCTGGTGGTGCACCCCACGAGCGACACCGAACACCGGCCCCACCGCGCGGGCGAGGCCCTGGCGCGCTGGCGGGAGGCGGGTGCGCAACTGCTGCTGTCCGGCCATGCGCACGAACCGGGCCTGGCCGAGGTGCTGCCCGGCCTGTGGGCGGCCCGGGCGGGCACGGCCGTGTCGGTGCGCCTGCGCGCCCATGCGCCCAACAGCCTGGTGACGCTGGAGCACCCGGTGCCCGAGCGGTCCGGCACCGAGGCGCTGCCCGCGCACCACCGGCTGACGCGCTGGGACTACGACGCGCGGCTGCAGGCTTTTTTGCCGCTGCCGCCCCGGGACCTCGGGAGCGCCGCAACGTAG
- a CDS encoding Bug family tripartite tricarboxylate transporter substrate binding protein: protein MISKASCAALRAFFSRPVAGSRVRPLLAAGLAGLALWGGGTQAAPAAEFPDKPVRIVIPFPAGAAADTAMRVVARKMSEQWRQPVIIDNRPGAAGFQAVASAPPDGHTLLMGAGSGMVTAPLLSSKLTYNPSRDFVPVGRVVVNVPILTTHPSLKVRTVQELIALARKDPGALNYSTSGNGSPGHLSMELFQAATGTRMVQIPYKGGGPAVNELAGGYVQLGINAVPSVAAQIKAGKLVPLAVASAKRSRAFPEVPTMAEAGLKNFEYDIWYALFAPAGTPADRVQNISKVLGAALNDAEVTALLVAQGAEPAPTTPQELARFMQEDTARWAKLVKDRNLKLD from the coding sequence ATGATTTCTAAGGCAAGCTGTGCGGCCCTGCGGGCCTTCTTTTCGCGCCCCGTTGCCGGGAGCCGGGTCCGGCCGTTGCTGGCGGCCGGGCTGGCGGGCCTGGCGCTGTGGGGAGGCGGCACCCAAGCGGCGCCGGCCGCCGAGTTTCCCGACAAACCGGTGCGCATCGTGATTCCGTTCCCGGCGGGGGCCGCGGCCGACACGGCCATGCGGGTGGTGGCGCGCAAGATGTCGGAGCAGTGGCGCCAGCCGGTCATCATCGACAACCGGCCCGGGGCGGCCGGCTTCCAGGCGGTCGCATCGGCACCGCCCGACGGCCACACCCTGCTGATGGGGGCGGGCTCGGGCATGGTGACGGCACCGCTGCTGTCCAGCAAGCTCACGTACAACCCGTCGCGCGACTTCGTGCCCGTGGGGCGGGTGGTGGTCAACGTGCCCATCCTCACCACGCACCCGAGCCTGAAGGTCCGCACGGTGCAGGAACTCATCGCGCTGGCCCGCAAGGACCCGGGTGCGCTCAACTACAGCACCAGCGGCAACGGCAGCCCGGGGCACCTGTCGATGGAGTTGTTCCAGGCCGCCACGGGCACGCGCATGGTGCAGATCCCGTACAAGGGGGGTGGCCCGGCGGTGAACGAGCTGGCGGGCGGGTACGTGCAGCTGGGCATCAACGCCGTTCCCAGCGTGGCGGCGCAGATCAAGGCCGGCAAGCTCGTGCCGCTGGCGGTGGCCAGCGCCAAGCGGTCGCGCGCTTTCCCCGAAGTGCCGACCATGGCCGAGGCCGGTTTGAAGAACTTCGAATACGACATCTGGTATGCGCTGTTCGCCCCCGCGGGCACGCCGGCGGATCGGGTGCAGAACATCAGCAAGGTGCTCGGCGCAGCGCTGAACGACGCCGAGGTGACCGCCCTGCTCGTGGCGCAGGGGGCCGAGCCGGCACCCACCACGCCGCAGGAGCTGGCGCGCTTCATGCAGGAAGACACGGCCCGCTGGGCCAAGCTGGTCAAGGACCGCAACCTCAAACTCGACTGA
- a CDS encoding CocE/NonD family hydrolase: MTIPSADAATSAANANAAASGVTRHTCWVPMRDGVRLATDVYLPAPGAGPLPVLLERTPYGKDAETRRERTAADPTPMRRGEVAERFAREGYAVVVQDCRGRFGSEGQFTKYLGEAHDGADTMAWITAQPWCNGAVGTYGLSYAAHTQTALASQRPAGLKAMFLECGGFANAYRGGIRHGGAFEMKQAVWALRNALSGSNRISESARQALEQADIGEWFQRLPWTRGDSPLQWAPEYEDYLFGQWERGRFDDHWRQPELYAAGHYAAFEGVAVLLMCGWWDPYAQTTTDNYLGLSQRSHGDVRMVLGPWTHGERSVPYAGDVDFGPDAVLDGTLAPDYVQMRLAWFNHWLRGQPLPEGEADAVRYFRMGGGSGRRTPEGRLDHGGAWRRAADWPLPGTTLAPWYLAPGGLLTRAVPERADEATFRFDPANPVPTIGGSVTSGEPLMVAGAYDQCTHGGVFGARAPFGPLAGRDDVLVFQTPPLECDVEVTGPVVIELWVSSTAPDTDFTAKLIDQYPPSEDHPEGYAMNLTDGILRCRYRDSWEHPGLMVPGEAVQITIEPMPTSNLFRRGHRIRLDISSSNFPRFDVNPNTGAPEGSAGPRVVAFNTVHMGPGRASRVVLPMQAVGGAPAAGGGTGG, from the coding sequence ATGACGATTCCGTCGGCGGACGCCGCCACCAGCGCCGCCAACGCCAACGCCGCAGCCAGCGGCGTGACCCGGCACACCTGCTGGGTCCCCATGCGCGACGGGGTGCGCCTGGCCACCGACGTGTACCTGCCGGCCCCCGGCGCCGGCCCGCTGCCGGTGTTGCTGGAGCGCACGCCCTACGGCAAGGATGCCGAAACCCGGCGCGAGCGCACGGCGGCCGACCCCACGCCGATGCGGCGCGGCGAAGTGGCCGAGCGGTTCGCACGGGAGGGCTACGCGGTGGTGGTGCAGGACTGCCGCGGCCGCTTCGGCTCCGAAGGGCAGTTCACCAAGTACCTGGGCGAGGCCCACGACGGCGCCGACACCATGGCGTGGATCACGGCGCAGCCCTGGTGCAACGGCGCGGTGGGCACCTACGGGCTGTCGTATGCCGCCCATACCCAGACCGCGCTGGCCAGCCAGCGGCCGGCGGGGCTCAAGGCGATGTTCCTCGAATGCGGCGGCTTCGCCAACGCCTACCGCGGCGGCATCCGCCATGGGGGCGCGTTCGAGATGAAGCAGGCGGTCTGGGCGCTGCGCAATGCCCTCAGCGGCAGCAACCGCATCAGCGAATCGGCACGCCAGGCGCTGGAGCAGGCTGACATCGGCGAATGGTTCCAGCGCCTTCCCTGGACGCGGGGCGACTCGCCCCTGCAGTGGGCGCCCGAGTACGAAGACTATCTTTTCGGGCAATGGGAGCGCGGCCGCTTCGACGACCACTGGCGCCAGCCCGAGCTGTATGCGGCAGGGCACTACGCCGCGTTCGAGGGCGTGGCCGTGCTGCTGATGTGCGGCTGGTGGGACCCGTACGCCCAGACCACCACCGACAACTATCTGGGCCTGTCGCAGCGCTCGCACGGCGACGTGCGCATGGTGCTGGGCCCCTGGACCCACGGCGAGCGCAGCGTGCCGTACGCGGGCGATGTGGACTTCGGGCCCGACGCGGTGCTCGACGGCACGCTGGCACCCGACTATGTGCAGATGCGGCTCGCCTGGTTCAACCACTGGCTGCGCGGACAACCCCTGCCCGAGGGGGAGGCCGATGCCGTGCGCTACTTCCGCATGGGCGGGGGATCGGGGCGGCGCACGCCCGAAGGCCGGCTCGATCACGGCGGGGCCTGGCGCCGTGCCGCCGACTGGCCTCTGCCGGGCACCACCCTGGCGCCGTGGTACCTCGCGCCGGGCGGGCTGCTGACCCGGGCCGTGCCGGAGCGGGCGGATGAGGCGACCTTCCGCTTCGACCCCGCGAACCCCGTGCCCACCATCGGCGGCTCGGTCACCTCCGGGGAGCCCCTGATGGTGGCCGGCGCCTACGACCAGTGCACGCATGGCGGCGTGTTCGGCGCGCGGGCGCCGTTCGGGCCGCTGGCCGGACGGGACGACGTGCTGGTGTTCCAGACGCCGCCGCTCGAGTGCGACGTGGAGGTCACCGGCCCCGTGGTGATCGAGCTGTGGGTTTCGTCCACGGCACCCGACACCGACTTCACGGCCAAGCTGATCGACCAGTACCCGCCGAGCGAAGACCATCCCGAGGGGTATGCGATGAACCTGACCGACGGCATCCTGCGCTGCCGCTACCGCGACTCGTGGGAGCACCCCGGACTGATGGTGCCCGGGGAGGCCGTGCAGATCACGATCGAGCCCATGCCCACGTCCAACCTGTTCCGCCGGGGCCACCGGATCCGGCTCGACATTTCGAGCAGCAACTTTCCGCGGTTCGACGTCAATCCCAACACCGGTGCGCCCGAGGGAAGCGCGGGGCCCCGGGTGGTGGCGTTCAACACCGTGCACATGGGGCCGGGGCGCGCGTCCCGCGTGGTGTTGCCGATGCAGGCCGTGGGTGGGGCGCCTGCCGCGGGGGGCGGCACGGGCGGATGA
- a CDS encoding phosphatase PAP2 family protein, with amino-acid sequence MMDVQAMALWAGSHPLTVWTGGLVIALVAAAAAWAANGPLHTHGARWVAPWAERWGAPQNASARLLATLCVAALLLLACAQALAAIAAEWAAPTAWALFDDTLAATLRATASVATLTLFANLTHAGDTAVLTVLAVAVAAALWLRRYRLLALGWTAALAGNGLLTRGFKHTFERVRPVHTHEIAMADGFSFPSGHSSSSLVAYGMLVYLALRLLPARWHLPAVLLAVATVFTVGWSRVVLQVHFASDVLAGWLTGGAWIVCCVMVMSGIGHWRRSRAAPVA; translated from the coding sequence ATGATGGACGTCCAGGCCATGGCCCTGTGGGCCGGATCGCACCCCCTGACCGTCTGGACCGGGGGCCTGGTCATCGCGTTGGTGGCCGCCGCTGCGGCCTGGGCGGCCAACGGGCCGCTGCACACGCACGGGGCCCGGTGGGTCGCCCCCTGGGCCGAGCGCTGGGGCGCGCCGCAAAACGCCAGCGCGCGGCTACTGGCCACCCTGTGCGTGGCTGCCCTGCTGCTGCTGGCGTGCGCGCAGGCGCTGGCCGCCATCGCCGCGGAATGGGCCGCGCCCACCGCGTGGGCGCTGTTCGACGACACCCTGGCCGCCACGCTGCGCGCCACCGCCAGCGTGGCCACGCTCACCCTGTTCGCGAACCTGACCCACGCCGGCGACACCGCCGTGCTGACGGTGCTGGCCGTGGCGGTGGCCGCCGCCCTCTGGCTGCGCCGCTACCGCCTGCTGGCCCTGGGCTGGACGGCGGCACTGGCCGGCAACGGGCTGCTCACGCGCGGCTTCAAGCACACCTTCGAACGCGTGCGGCCGGTGCACACGCACGAGATCGCCATGGCCGACGGCTTCAGCTTTCCGAGCGGGCACAGCAGCAGCTCGCTGGTGGCCTACGGCATGCTGGTCTATCTGGCGCTGCGCCTGCTGCCCGCACGCTGGCACCTGCCGGCCGTGCTGCTGGCGGTGGCCACCGTGTTCACCGTGGGCTGGAGCCGCGTGGTGCTGCAGGTGCACTTTGCCAGCGATGTGCTCGCCGGCTGGCTCACCGGCGGGGCATGGATCGTGTGCTGCGTGATGGTGATGTCGGGCATCGGCCACTGGCGGCGCTCCCGCGCCGCGCCCGTGGCCTGA
- a CDS encoding IS630 family transposase, translating to MPNATTRTEIALSEVERAELTSMARSRSLPAALSLRARIVLTCEGTDKASTAVAQALGISRSTVTKWRGRYARHRIAGLYDELRPGRPRTVDDERVAELITKTLHTKPADGGTHWSTRTLAADTGISKSTVARYLQTFNLKPHRADSFKLSTDPLFIEKLRDVVGLYLNPPDNALVLCVDEKSQCQALERTQPMLPMGFGYVEGVTHDYVRHGTTTLFAALNVMNGQVIAQCRPRHRHQEFLAFLRAIDKAVPDELDVHCIADNYASHKHPKVRAWLAERPRWHMHFVPTYSSWLNQVERFFSIITTRAIRRGSFTSVKDLINKIDTFIANYNQSCQPFTWTATADSILEKLARLCGRINGTGH from the coding sequence ATGCCCAATGCAACGACCCGAACAGAAATTGCGCTTAGTGAAGTGGAGCGCGCGGAACTGACGTCCATGGCGCGATCACGTTCGCTGCCAGCGGCGTTGTCGCTCAGGGCGCGCATCGTGCTGACTTGCGAAGGCACAGATAAAGCCAGCACCGCGGTTGCGCAGGCTCTGGGGATCAGTCGTAGCACTGTCACCAAGTGGCGCGGGCGCTATGCGCGCCATCGCATTGCAGGGCTTTACGACGAGTTGCGCCCGGGTCGCCCCCGCACGGTAGATGACGAGCGTGTTGCTGAGTTGATTACCAAGACGTTGCACACCAAGCCTGCTGATGGGGGTACCCACTGGAGCACCCGCACGCTGGCCGCCGATACGGGCATCAGCAAGAGCACGGTGGCGCGCTATCTGCAGACCTTCAACCTCAAGCCGCACCGGGCCGACAGCTTCAAGCTGTCGACCGATCCGCTGTTCATCGAGAAGCTGCGCGACGTTGTGGGGCTGTACCTGAACCCACCTGACAACGCGCTGGTGCTGTGCGTGGACGAGAAGAGCCAATGCCAAGCTTTGGAGCGTACGCAGCCGATGCTGCCAATGGGGTTTGGCTATGTCGAAGGTGTCACGCACGACTACGTGCGCCACGGCACCACCACCTTGTTCGCGGCCCTGAACGTGATGAATGGCCAAGTGATCGCGCAGTGCCGGCCCCGGCATCGTCATCAAGAGTTCCTTGCCTTCCTGCGCGCCATCGACAAGGCAGTGCCCGACGAACTGGATGTGCACTGCATAGCTGATAACTACGCCAGCCACAAGCATCCAAAGGTGCGCGCTTGGTTGGCCGAGCGGCCTCGCTGGCACATGCACTTCGTTCCGACCTATTCAAGCTGGCTCAATCAGGTCGAGCGCTTCTTCTCGATCATCACCACGCGGGCAATCCGCCGTGGCTCGTTCACCAGCGTGAAGGATCTGATCAACAAGATCGACACATTCATCGCGAATTACAACCAGTCCTGCCAGCCGTTTACTTGGACAGCTACAGCAGACTCCATCCTCGAAAAACTCGCCAGACTATGCGGGCGAATTAACGGGACAGGACACTAG
- a CDS encoding adenylate/guanylate cyclase domain-containing protein encodes MPPAAGPHLQPREVTLLKIGLRDFSQLAAQLPPDQSLAWVERILACLHGVLARYGAEVDHLTGDAGTVVFGLGAPADAPGADPARSGGPDDDVHRAAMCALALQMATRDLNDAFLQDRLPSIYLGIGIACGPALVGGFGGAPGVRQSPVLLGDVVVEAQQLRTFALRGQVLVSEAVYQRCWSMASVAPPMQVFVKGRDEPLSMRELVAVPSRKLKVPRQEFRRSHRVEARLPCSWQLVQDGMVMPHAVPCILRDMGYHGALLELNGTVPLHGELRLAFDLPLVHYPARDVYARVVTLKPVGDQVLAGVEFTATSAEFDARVRRFVQGMVAG; translated from the coding sequence TTGCCCCCCGCCGCCGGCCCGCACCTGCAGCCGCGCGAGGTGACGCTGCTCAAGATCGGCCTGCGCGACTTCTCCCAGCTGGCCGCCCAGTTGCCGCCCGACCAGTCCCTGGCCTGGGTGGAGCGCATCCTGGCCTGCCTGCACGGCGTGCTGGCGCGCTACGGCGCCGAGGTGGACCACCTCACCGGCGATGCCGGGACGGTGGTTTTCGGGCTGGGGGCGCCCGCCGATGCGCCGGGCGCCGATCCGGCCAGGAGCGGTGGCCCTGACGACGACGTGCACCGCGCCGCCATGTGCGCCCTGGCCCTGCAGATGGCCACGCGCGATCTCAACGACGCCTTCCTACAAGACCGCCTGCCGTCCATCTACCTGGGCATCGGCATCGCCTGCGGCCCGGCCCTGGTGGGGGGCTTCGGCGGTGCGCCGGGCGTGCGCCAGTCGCCCGTGCTCTTGGGCGACGTGGTGGTCGAGGCCCAGCAACTGCGCACCTTCGCCCTGCGCGGGCAGGTGCTGGTCAGCGAGGCCGTGTACCAGCGCTGCTGGAGCATGGCCTCGGTGGCCCCGCCCATGCAGGTCTTCGTGAAAGGGCGCGATGAGCCGCTGTCCATGCGCGAACTGGTGGCGGTGCCCAGCCGCAAGCTCAAGGTGCCGCGCCAGGAGTTTCGCCGCAGCCACCGCGTGGAGGCGCGCCTGCCGTGCAGCTGGCAACTGGTGCAGGACGGCATGGTCATGCCCCATGCCGTGCCCTGCATCCTGCGCGACATGGGCTACCACGGCGCGCTGCTGGAGCTGAACGGCACCGTGCCGCTGCATGGCGAGCTGCGCCTGGCCTTCGACCTGCCGTTGGTGCACTACCCGGCCCGGGACGTGTACGCCCGTGTGGTCACTCTCAAGCCGGTGGGCGATCAGGTGCTGGCGGGGGTGGAGTTCACCGCAACCAGCGCGGAGTTCGATGCGCGCGTGCGGCGGTTCGTGCAGGGGATGGTGGCGGGTTGA
- a CDS encoding diacylglycerol/lipid kinase family protein, with product MPSNDLPASMPKGRGPIHLVVPHRPGADHGQLRARLEGLAPLQSNAVQWHVPAQRAGIVQAAEEAALAAQADGGLVVAAGGDGTINAVATAAWKHQVRMGVIPVGTFNYFAREQSLSLDPEQAANDILAAMDSGDARPVSVGFVNDRMFLVNASVGLYPRLLEERELASRRFGRSRWVAIVSAVWSFFRPASARRWRVALRQHRVADPTREEFFASTLFVGNNPLQLERLGIPQAQDVADGDRLAVLLLKPQSRAATARTVWNAAVGQLARDEAVISLACAEMVVEPTWRPHRVKVAFDGEREWMAPPLRFRVEERPLWLVAPTATARDDDPAAEGAVPVAAPPPTAVPEGAPVAVPGLATG from the coding sequence ATGCCATCCAACGACCTGCCAGCGTCCATGCCAAAGGGCCGTGGCCCGATCCATCTGGTGGTGCCCCACCGGCCCGGTGCCGACCATGGCCAGCTGCGAGCCCGCCTCGAGGGCCTGGCACCCCTGCAAAGCAACGCTGTGCAATGGCACGTGCCCGCGCAGCGCGCCGGCATCGTCCAGGCGGCCGAAGAGGCCGCGCTCGCCGCCCAGGCCGACGGCGGCCTGGTGGTGGCCGCGGGCGGGGACGGCACCATCAACGCCGTGGCCACCGCCGCCTGGAAGCACCAGGTGCGCATGGGCGTCATTCCGGTGGGCACCTTCAACTATTTCGCGCGCGAGCAGAGCCTGTCGCTCGACCCCGAGCAGGCGGCCAACGACATCCTGGCCGCCATGGACTCGGGCGACGCACGGCCGGTGAGCGTGGGCTTCGTCAACGACCGCATGTTCCTCGTCAACGCCAGCGTGGGGCTGTACCCGCGCCTGCTGGAGGAGCGCGAGCTGGCCTCGCGCCGCTTCGGCCGCTCGCGCTGGGTGGCCATCGTGTCGGCGGTGTGGAGCTTCTTCCGTCCGGCCTCGGCGCGCCGCTGGCGCGTGGCGCTGCGCCAGCACCGGGTGGCCGATCCCACGCGCGAAGAGTTCTTCGCCTCCACGTTGTTCGTCGGCAACAACCCCCTGCAACTGGAACGCCTGGGCATTCCGCAGGCCCAGGACGTGGCCGACGGCGACCGCCTGGCGGTGCTGCTGCTCAAGCCCCAGAGCCGCGCTGCCACCGCGCGCACCGTGTGGAATGCCGCCGTGGGCCAACTGGCGCGCGACGAGGCCGTCATCAGCCTGGCCTGCGCCGAGATGGTCGTGGAGCCCACTTGGCGGCCGCACCGCGTGAAGGTGGCCTTCGACGGCGAGCGCGAATGGATGGCGCCTCCGCTGCGTTTTCGGGTGGAAGAGCGCCCGCTGTGGCTGGTGGCCCCCACCGCCACGGCGCGCGACGACGATCCCGCCGCCGAGGGTGCCGTGCCCGTGGCCGCTCCGCCCCCCACCGCCGTCCCGGAGGGCGCCCCGGTGGCCGTGCCCGGCCTGGCGACCGGCTGA
- a CDS encoding MFS transporter codes for MTTPSIPSPSPDALAATPSPAAPARDDRTLLRAVLALGLGGFSIGTGEFVIMGLLPEVARDIGVSIPQAGHVISAYALGVVIGAPVLAVLAAGWGRRALLIALMGVYALGNFASAMAPGYLSLNVLRFVTGLPHGTYFGVAALVAASLAPPGRRAHAVGLVMLGLTGATLLGVPIAAWLGQVFGWRAAFVFVGLIAVAAMAMVRRGVPYQPPAEGASPWRELGALRRKQVWLTLGIGAIGFGGMFSVFSYIKPTLTEVAGLPLAGVPLVLALFGAGMVAGNLVGARLADKSLMRTIGGLLLWSIVVLGGFVFAAHHVVTAAAATFLLGTIVAIGPALQIRLMDVAGEAQTLAAALNHSAFNCANALGAWLGGVAITAGLGWTSTGWVGVLLALGGLAVFGWSLAADRAGRAAG; via the coding sequence ATGACCACGCCTTCCATTCCCTCCCCATCCCCCGACGCCCTGGCGGCCACACCTTCTCCCGCCGCCCCCGCCAGGGACGATCGCACGCTGCTGCGCGCCGTGCTGGCGCTGGGCCTGGGCGGGTTTTCCATCGGCACCGGCGAGTTCGTCATCATGGGCCTGCTACCCGAGGTGGCGCGCGACATCGGCGTGAGCATCCCGCAGGCGGGCCATGTCATCAGCGCCTACGCGCTGGGCGTGGTGATCGGCGCGCCGGTGCTGGCCGTGCTGGCGGCGGGCTGGGGCCGGCGGGCGTTGCTGATCGCGCTGATGGGGGTGTATGCGCTGGGCAATTTCGCCTCGGCGATGGCGCCCGGGTATCTGTCGCTGAACGTGCTGCGCTTCGTGACGGGGCTGCCGCACGGCACGTATTTCGGCGTCGCGGCGCTGGTGGCGGCGTCGCTCGCGCCGCCGGGACGGCGCGCCCACGCGGTGGGGCTGGTGATGCTCGGGCTGACCGGGGCCACCCTGCTGGGGGTGCCGATCGCGGCGTGGCTGGGGCAGGTGTTCGGCTGGCGCGCGGCGTTCGTCTTCGTAGGGCTGATCGCGGTGGCGGCCATGGCCATGGTGCGCCGGGGCGTGCCCTACCAGCCGCCGGCCGAAGGTGCCAGCCCCTGGCGCGAGCTGGGCGCCCTGCGGCGCAAGCAGGTCTGGCTCACGCTGGGCATCGGGGCGATCGGCTTCGGCGGCATGTTCTCGGTGTTCAGCTACATCAAGCCCACGCTGACCGAGGTGGCCGGGCTGCCGCTGGCCGGCGTGCCGCTGGTGCTGGCGCTGTTCGGCGCGGGCATGGTGGCGGGCAACCTGGTGGGCGCACGCCTGGCGGACAAGTCGCTGATGCGCACGATCGGCGGGCTGCTGCTGTGGTCCATCGTGGTGCTGGGCGGCTTTGTGTTCGCGGCGCACCATGTGGTGACGGCGGCCGCGGCGACGTTCCTGCTGGGCACGATCGTCGCCATCGGCCCGGCACTGCAGATCCGGCTGATGGACGTAGCCGGCGAGGCGCAGACCCTGGCCGCGGCCCTCAACCACTCGGCCTTCAACTGCGCCAACGCGCTGGGCGCCTGGCTGGGCGGCGTGGCGATCACGGCCGGGCTGGGCTGGACCTCCACCGGCTGGGTGGGCGTGCTGCTGGCGCTGGGCGGGCTGGCGGTGTTCGGGTGGTCTCTGGCGGCGGACCGCGCCGGGCGCGCGGCGGGCTGA
- a CDS encoding haloacid dehalogenase type II — translation MNDQPWHGVRVLAFDIFGTVVDWHGSIVREVQALYPHVDADAFALAWREGYQPAMQRVRSGELGWTRIDELHRLILDGLLPRFGLQHLTEAERQHLNRVWHRLDPWTDSVEGLQRLKRRYTITTLSNGNIGLLTNMAKRAGLPWDCILSAEVFRAYKPDPSVYQGVTRTFDLAPGQVMMVAAHHEDLAAARECGLRTAYIERPWEFGRTRPKDVSPQAGNDWHAESLVGLAEQMEI, via the coding sequence ATGAACGACCAACCCTGGCACGGCGTGCGCGTGCTGGCCTTCGACATCTTCGGCACCGTGGTGGACTGGCACGGCAGCATCGTGCGCGAGGTGCAGGCCCTCTACCCGCACGTGGACGCCGACGCCTTCGCGCTGGCCTGGCGCGAGGGGTACCAGCCCGCCATGCAGCGCGTGCGCAGCGGCGAACTGGGCTGGACCCGCATCGACGAACTGCACCGCCTGATCCTGGACGGCCTGCTGCCCCGCTTCGGCCTGCAGCACCTGACCGAGGCCGAGCGCCAGCACCTGAACCGCGTGTGGCACCGGCTCGACCCCTGGACCGACAGCGTTGAGGGCCTGCAGCGCCTGAAGCGCCGCTACACGATCACCACGCTCTCCAATGGCAACATCGGGCTGCTGACGAACATGGCCAAGCGCGCCGGCCTGCCCTGGGACTGCATCCTGAGCGCCGAGGTGTTCCGCGCGTACAAGCCCGATCCCTCGGTGTACCAGGGCGTGACCCGCACGTTCGACCTGGCGCCGGGGCAGGTGATGATGGTGGCGGCCCACCACGAGGACCTGGCGGCGGCGCGGGAATGCGGGCTGCGGACGGCGTACATCGAGCGGCCTTGGGAGTTTGGAAGGACGAGGCCCAAGGATGTGTCACCGCAGGCGGGGAACGACTGGCATGCGGAGAGCTTGGTGGGGCTGGCTGAACAAATGGAGATATGA
- the corA gene encoding magnesium/cobalt transporter CorA — translation MLINCVAYQNGAKLADISVDHISDYVSLPGCFVWVALADATPQELEEMQQEFGLHELAVEDAQHGHQRPKIEEYGNSLFAVLHLVEPDPEQGGINVGEVDVFVGSNYVLSVRNRSKLGFLGVRERCERQPELLRTGSGFVLYALLDAVVDRYFPVIDALEVELEQIEQQIFTKGAPHNNIQRLYELKRHAMVLKRAVAPLMEGVGKLHGGRVPQVCMGSQDYFRDVLDHLSRINGSIDAMRDTIGTAIQVNLSMVTIEENEITKRLAAWASIFAVCTAFAGIWGMNFEGMPELKWTYGYPAALVLILSVCGYLYYRFRRAGWL, via the coding sequence ATGCTGATCAATTGCGTTGCCTACCAAAACGGTGCCAAGCTGGCCGATATCTCGGTCGACCACATCAGCGATTACGTCTCCCTGCCGGGCTGCTTCGTCTGGGTGGCCCTGGCCGATGCCACGCCGCAGGAACTTGAAGAGATGCAGCAGGAGTTCGGCCTGCACGAACTCGCCGTGGAGGACGCCCAGCACGGCCACCAGCGCCCCAAGATCGAGGAATACGGCAATTCGCTGTTCGCCGTGCTGCACCTGGTCGAGCCCGACCCGGAGCAGGGCGGCATCAACGTGGGCGAGGTCGATGTCTTCGTGGGCAGCAACTACGTGCTGTCGGTGCGCAACCGCAGCAAGCTCGGGTTCCTGGGCGTGCGCGAGCGCTGCGAGCGCCAGCCCGAACTGCTGCGCACCGGGTCGGGCTTCGTGCTGTATGCCCTGCTGGACGCGGTGGTGGATCGCTACTTTCCGGTGATCGACGCGCTGGAGGTGGAGCTGGAGCAGATCGAGCAGCAGATCTTCACCAAGGGCGCGCCGCACAACAACATCCAGCGCCTTTACGAACTCAAGCGCCACGCCATGGTGCTCAAGCGGGCGGTGGCGCCGCTGATGGAGGGGGTGGGCAAGCTGCACGGCGGGCGCGTGCCCCAGGTGTGCATGGGCTCGCAGGATTATTTCCGGGACGTGCTCGACCACCTGAGCCGCATCAACGGCTCGATCGACGCCATGCGCGACACCATCGGCACGGCCATCCAGGTGAACCTGTCCATGGTGACGATCGAGGAGAACGAGATCACCAAGCGCCTGGCGGCCTGGGCCAGCATCTTCGCGGTCTGCACCGCGTTCGCCGGCATCTGGGGCATGAACTTCGAGGGCATGCCCGAGCTGAAGTGGACCTACGGCTACCCGGCGGCGCTGGTGCTCATCCTGAGCGTGTGCGGCTACCTGTACTACCGCTTCCGGCGGGCGGGCTGGCTCTGA